From one Flavobacterium kingsejongi genomic stretch:
- a CDS encoding M16 family metallopeptidase → MKKSIMALSSLLLTGSIASAQNVAFEEYNLDNGLHVILHKDPSAPVIITSVMYHVGAKDENPERTGFAHFFEHLLFEGTKNIGRGEWFKIVTANGGNNNANTTEDRTYYYEVFPSNNLKLALWMESERMLQPVINQIGVDTQNEVVKEEKRLRYDNNPYGALIPEVKKNMFKNHPYRWTTIGSMAHLDAATLEEFQAFNKKFYIPNNAVLVVAGDFDTAEAKKWIQDYFGPISKGTPITRQKFEEAPITQTIKATYEDANIQIPMIVAAYRTPSMKTRDARVLDMISTYLTGGKSSKLYKNIVDEKKMALQIGAFNYSQEDYGTYIIYGLPMAPHTASEMMGEVDKEIVKLQTDLISENDYQKLQNKFENNYVSNNASVEGIASNLATYYLLYGDVNLINNEIEIYRSITREEIRDIAKKYLNPNQRLLLDYVPAKSENKKI, encoded by the coding sequence ATGAAAAAATCTATAATGGCTTTGAGTTCATTGCTCTTGACAGGGAGTATAGCTTCGGCTCAGAATGTAGCTTTTGAAGAGTACAATTTAGACAATGGCCTCCATGTAATTTTACACAAAGACCCTTCTGCCCCGGTAATCATTACTTCTGTAATGTACCACGTAGGAGCTAAAGATGAAAATCCGGAAAGAACAGGATTTGCACACTTCTTCGAGCACCTTTTATTTGAAGGTACTAAAAACATTGGAAGAGGAGAATGGTTCAAGATTGTAACGGCTAATGGCGGAAACAATAATGCCAACACTACAGAAGACAGAACGTACTACTACGAAGTTTTCCCATCTAACAACCTGAAACTTGCGTTGTGGATGGAATCCGAAAGAATGCTACAGCCCGTTATTAACCAAATCGGTGTAGATACTCAAAATGAGGTAGTAAAAGAAGAAAAAAGACTTCGTTATGACAATAACCCTTATGGTGCGTTAATTCCTGAAGTTAAGAAAAACATGTTTAAAAACCATCCATACCGTTGGACTACTATTGGTTCTATGGCGCATTTGGATGCTGCTACACTGGAAGAATTCCAGGCTTTCAACAAAAAATTCTACATTCCTAACAATGCAGTATTAGTTGTTGCCGGTGATTTTGATACTGCTGAGGCTAAAAAATGGATCCAGGATTATTTCGGACCAATCAGCAAAGGAACACCGATTACCCGTCAGAAATTTGAAGAAGCACCAATCACTCAAACGATAAAAGCGACTTATGAAGATGCTAACATCCAGATTCCGATGATTGTTGCTGCTTATAGAACTCCTTCTATGAAAACCCGTGACGCACGTGTTTTAGATATGATTTCTACTTACCTGACTGGCGGTAAAAGTTCTAAACTATACAAAAATATAGTAGACGAGAAAAAAATGGCTTTACAGATTGGCGCATTCAACTACAGCCAGGAAGATTACGGTACCTATATCATCTACGGATTGCCAATGGCACCACACACCGCTTCAGAAATGATGGGTGAAGTAGATAAAGAAATCGTGAAACTTCAGACAGATTTAATCTCTGAAAACGACTACCAAAAACTGCAAAACAAATTCGAGAATAATTACGTAAGCAACAATGCCAGCGTTGAAGGTATCGCAAGCAACCTTGCTACATACTATTTATTATATGGCGACGTGAATCTTATCAACAATGAAATAGAAATCTACCGTTCTATTACACGTGAAGAAATTAGAGACATCGCAAAAAAATATTTGAACCCTAATCAGAGATTACTGTTAGACTACGTTCCTGCAAAATCTGAAAACAAGAAAATATAA
- the gldE gene encoding gliding motility-associated protein GldE yields MDPDPSSIFSLNIISDSNLLWGLIGIFIFLLSSALVSGAEIAFFSLTKQDLENPTLKNSRHYSIITSLLERPRKLLSTILIANSFFTIGIVVFFAYISNRIFTVSLSAEWRVAVVVVIATFVILFFGEILPRIYAGRRNIQFVVFAAIPIMVLDFLLSPVSLPMRRLSLYLDKKLTKQKTNFSVDQLSQALELTSSKDTSAEEQKILEGIVSFGNTDVKQIMSPRIDVFALDVDEEFSVVLSKIVSKGFSRIPVYEDNIDAIIGVLFVKDLLLHIDHDDFNWQSLLREPFFVPENKKLDNLLKEFQSMKNHLAIVVDEYGGTSGLVSLEDIIEEIVGDISDEFDDDNIIYSQIDDKNFLFEGKINLKDFYRIVPVDEDLFDTTKGEAETLAGFILEVSGNFPKKGQKINFANCIFTVESVDHKRVKQIKVTVV; encoded by the coding sequence TTGGACCCAGACCCCTCAAGTATATTTTCCTTAAATATTATTTCAGACTCAAATCTCCTATGGGGACTTATAGGAATTTTTATCTTTCTCCTTAGTTCTGCTTTGGTTTCCGGAGCGGAAATTGCTTTTTTTTCGCTGACCAAGCAAGATCTTGAAAACCCCACGCTCAAAAACTCAAGACATTACAGTATTATAACTTCTTTACTCGAACGTCCTCGTAAATTACTGTCTACGATACTAATTGCAAACAGCTTTTTTACCATTGGTATCGTTGTCTTTTTTGCCTATATCAGTAACCGGATTTTTACCGTATCGCTTTCGGCCGAATGGCGGGTAGCGGTTGTCGTTGTTATTGCGACGTTTGTAATCCTGTTTTTCGGGGAGATACTGCCGCGGATATATGCCGGAAGGCGCAATATCCAGTTTGTTGTTTTTGCAGCAATCCCAATTATGGTGCTTGATTTTCTATTGTCTCCAGTGAGCCTTCCCATGCGTCGGCTGTCGCTGTATTTGGATAAAAAATTGACCAAACAGAAAACGAACTTTTCGGTAGACCAGCTCTCACAGGCTTTGGAGCTTACCTCATCTAAAGATACTTCTGCAGAAGAACAGAAAATCCTGGAAGGCATTGTATCCTTTGGAAATACTGATGTAAAGCAGATTATGAGCCCAAGGATTGATGTTTTTGCCTTGGATGTAGATGAGGAGTTTAGTGTTGTTCTGTCAAAGATTGTCAGTAAAGGTTTTTCGCGTATTCCGGTATATGAGGATAATATTGATGCTATTATAGGGGTATTGTTTGTTAAGGATCTCCTTCTGCATATTGACCATGATGATTTTAACTGGCAGTCCTTATTGCGGGAGCCTTTTTTTGTTCCTGAAAATAAGAAGCTGGATAATCTGTTGAAAGAGTTTCAGTCGATGAAAAACCACCTGGCCATAGTTGTTGATGAGTATGGAGGAACGTCCGGACTCGTATCGCTCGAGGATATTATTGAAGAGATTGTCGGGGATATCAGTGATGAATTTGACGATGACAATATCATCTATTCCCAAATTGATGACAAAAATTTTCTGTTTGAAGGAAAGATCAATCTTAAGGACTTCTATCGGATCGTACCGGTTGATGAAGACCTTTTTGATACTACAAAAGGGGAGGCGGAGACGCTTGCCGGTTTTATTTTGGAAGTGTCTGGAAATTTTCCCAAAAAAGGGCAAAAAATAAATTTTGCCAATTGTATCTTTACCGTCGAATCGGTGGATCATAAGCGTGTGAAACAGATCAAGGTTACGGTAGTCTAA
- a CDS encoding GPW/gp25 family protein: protein MKDLFYKIPIDFKRLSSGEDLRKVTIEESLAQYISLIITTIFGEYKYDTEFGTVIWETDFNLLANANQLKDMIKESVHEKVKKYEKRLIITDVTLGVSEDTVSYETNIRVKKRLDIVVYGVIKKTNQPYYYKSSYFLAPFSFK, encoded by the coding sequence ATGAAAGACCTATTTTACAAAATACCGATTGATTTCAAACGCTTATCCAGCGGTGAAGACCTTCGAAAGGTAACTATTGAAGAATCACTGGCACAGTACATCTCCCTGATCATAACTACTATTTTCGGGGAGTACAAATACGACACTGAATTTGGGACTGTCATCTGGGAAACCGATTTCAACCTGTTAGCAAATGCCAACCAGCTCAAAGACATGATTAAGGAATCAGTGCACGAAAAAGTCAAAAAATATGAAAAGCGCCTCATCATCACCGATGTAACCCTGGGTGTCAGCGAAGATACCGTGAGTTATGAAACCAATATCAGGGTCAAAAAAAGACTGGATATTGTCGTTTATGGAGTGATCAAAAAAACGAACCAGCCTTATTATTACAAAAGTTCCTATTTTTTAGCGCCCTTTTCCTTTAAATAA
- the rpmA gene encoding 50S ribosomal protein L27 translates to MAHKKGVGSSKNGRESESKRLGVKIYGGQAAIAGNIIVRQRGSKHNPGENVYISKDHTLHAKVDGVVKFQKKRDNKSYVSILPFEA, encoded by the coding sequence ATGGCTCACAAGAAAGGTGTCGGTAGTTCCAAGAATGGTAGAGAATCAGAATCGAAACGTTTAGGTGTTAAGATTTATGGTGGACAGGCTGCAATTGCTGGAAATATTATCGTAAGACAAAGAGGTTCTAAACACAATCCAGGTGAAAACGTTTACATCAGTAAAGATCATACTTTACATGCAAAAGTTGATGGAGTTGTTAAGTTCCAAAAGAAAAGAGATAACAAATCTTACGTTTCTATCCTTCCATTCGAAGCATAA
- a CDS encoding M16 family metallopeptidase, translating to MKKIIYAIAGLFLTLSMQAQTDRSQPKPGPAPTVKVGKPETFQLPNGLKVLIVENHKLPRVSITLTLDTDPYAEGAKKGVSDLTSSMMGNGTSKITKDAFNEEIDFIGASINFSSGGAYASALSKYYGRVMELVAQGSLDPLFTQAEFDKDKAKMIEGLKADEKSVAETASRVQSVLVFGKNHPAGEYVSEQTLNNVTLADVKANYANYFVPEKAYLVITGDVNVEETKKLVEKNFGTWKKTAALKIAYADPKDVQYTQINFVDMANAVQSEIAVMNVTKLKMTDKEYFAAILANQILGGGGEGRLFLNLREAHGWTYGSYSSITGNKHVNSFGSTASVRNAVTDSSVVEILNELKRIRTTKVTDEELRNAKAKYIGNFVMQIQKPQTIARYALNIETQGLPKDFYEKYIKNINAVTAQDVMNAAKKYFSYDNARIVVVGKGSEVLPGLEKLKIPILYFDRFGNPTAKPEVKTVSADVTAKSILEKYIAAIGGEKAAKAVKTIASKGTAKLSVMPAPVEYTSKTDSKGQTTMEMVMSGTSLMKQVVNTKGGYMVQQGQKQEITGTDLEEMKANAFPFPELNQLNNKDLKVKGIEAVNGKDAYAVQNGKTTTYYDAASGLKVSESTTTEANGQSMTQTTTFSDYREVKGVKVPYKIVMNVGIEIDVTITDTKINEGVTDADFQ from the coding sequence ATGAAAAAAATAATATACGCAATTGCCGGTTTGTTTTTAACATTATCTATGCAAGCACAAACAGACAGATCACAACCTAAACCAGGTCCGGCACCAACCGTAAAAGTTGGTAAGCCTGAAACGTTCCAGCTTCCTAACGGGCTGAAAGTTTTAATTGTAGAAAACCATAAATTACCGCGTGTTTCCATAACACTTACATTAGATACAGATCCTTATGCTGAAGGCGCTAAAAAAGGAGTTTCTGATTTAACCAGCAGCATGATGGGTAATGGAACCAGCAAAATAACAAAAGATGCCTTTAACGAGGAAATCGATTTTATTGGTGCCAGCATCAACTTTAGTTCAGGTGGCGCTTATGCAAGTGCTTTGTCTAAATATTATGGCCGTGTAATGGAACTGGTAGCTCAAGGCTCATTAGACCCATTATTTACACAGGCTGAATTTGATAAAGACAAAGCTAAAATGATCGAAGGCCTTAAAGCTGACGAAAAAAGTGTAGCAGAAACAGCTTCAAGAGTACAAAGTGTATTAGTTTTTGGAAAAAACCATCCTGCAGGGGAGTATGTATCCGAACAAACACTAAACAATGTAACACTTGCTGATGTAAAAGCCAACTATGCTAATTATTTCGTTCCTGAAAAAGCTTACCTGGTTATTACAGGTGATGTAAACGTGGAAGAAACTAAAAAATTAGTAGAGAAAAATTTCGGTACATGGAAAAAAACAGCAGCACTAAAAATTGCTTATGCTGATCCAAAAGACGTACAATACACTCAGATCAATTTTGTAGACATGGCAAATGCAGTACAGTCAGAAATCGCTGTAATGAATGTTACGAAATTAAAAATGACTGATAAGGAATATTTTGCTGCAATCTTAGCCAACCAAATCCTTGGTGGTGGTGGTGAAGGCCGTCTTTTCCTAAACCTTCGTGAAGCTCATGGATGGACATACGGTTCATACTCCAGCATTACAGGTAACAAACATGTAAACAGCTTTGGTTCTACCGCTTCTGTTCGTAATGCTGTTACCGACAGTTCTGTAGTTGAAATCTTAAATGAGCTAAAAAGAATCAGAACTACAAAAGTAACTGACGAAGAACTTCGTAATGCAAAAGCGAAATACATCGGAAACTTTGTAATGCAAATTCAAAAGCCACAGACTATCGCTCGTTATGCATTAAACATCGAGACACAGGGATTACCTAAAGATTTTTACGAAAAATACATCAAAAACATCAACGCTGTAACGGCTCAGGATGTAATGAATGCTGCTAAAAAATACTTCTCTTATGACAATGCAAGAATCGTTGTTGTTGGAAAAGGTAGCGAAGTATTACCAGGACTTGAAAAATTAAAAATTCCAATTTTATATTTCGACCGTTTCGGTAACCCTACTGCAAAACCAGAAGTTAAAACAGTAAGCGCTGACGTAACTGCAAAATCAATTTTGGAGAAATACATTGCAGCCATCGGTGGTGAAAAAGCAGCTAAAGCTGTAAAAACTATCGCTTCAAAAGGAACAGCTAAGCTTTCTGTTATGCCAGCTCCGGTAGAGTACACATCAAAAACTGACAGCAAAGGCCAGACTACTATGGAAATGGTAATGAGCGGCACAAGCCTGATGAAACAAGTTGTAAACACAAAAGGTGGGTACATGGTACAACAAGGTCAAAAACAAGAAATCACTGGTACTGATTTAGAAGAAATGAAAGCAAATGCTTTTCCTTTCCCGGAATTAAACCAACTGAACAATAAAGACCTGAAAGTAAAAGGTATCGAAGCTGTAAACGGTAAAGATGCTTATGCTGTTCAAAACGGCAAAACAACTACCTATTACGATGCTGCTTCAGGATTGAAAGTAAGCGAAAGCACGACAACAGAAGCCAATGGACAGTCTATGACTCAAACTACTACATTCTCTGATTACCGTGAGGTAAAAGGTGTTAAAGTACCGTACAAAATAGTAATGAATGTTGGAATTGAAATCGATGTAACCATCACTGATACAAAAATCAATGAAGGTGTCACCGATGCTGACTTCCAATAG
- a CDS encoding single-stranded DNA-binding protein codes for MNGTLNKVMLIGHLGDEVKMHYFEGGNCIGRFPLATNEIYINKTTNEKITSTEWHNIVVRNKAAEICEKYLSKGDKIYVEGRIKSRQWQGEDGVVKYTTEIQATEFNFLTTKKDSEFVKPQNIASDSKNNDFDPQNSQLPENDLPF; via the coding sequence ATGAATGGTACATTAAATAAAGTGATGCTGATTGGTCATTTGGGAGATGAAGTGAAAATGCACTATTTTGAAGGTGGTAATTGTATTGGTAGGTTTCCTTTGGCGACAAATGAGATTTACATCAATAAAACGACCAATGAAAAAATAACTTCTACAGAATGGCATAATATTGTAGTGCGCAATAAAGCGGCAGAAATCTGTGAGAAATATTTGTCCAAAGGCGATAAGATTTATGTAGAAGGGCGTATCAAGTCCCGGCAATGGCAGGGGGAAGATGGTGTGGTAAAATATACTACTGAAATCCAGGCTACCGAATTTAATTTCCTGACGACTAAAAAAGATTCTGAATTTGTAAAGCCTCAGAACATCGCGTCCGACTCCAAAAATAATGATTTTGATCCTCAGAATTCGCAGTTGCCTGAAAATGACCTGCCTTTCTGA
- the gldD gene encoding gliding motility lipoprotein GldD, with the protein MLNSVVKFAVVLLVPVLFLSCKDDVLPKPKSHLRLDYPAPKYELFNTACPYAFNYNSLGIIKHEGDCNYRIEYPLMKATVYLNYKKVDNNIEALLKDAQKLTYGHVVKADEIISQPFLNPDQKVYGMFYEVGGNAASPTQFYATDSTRNFVLGSVYFYAKPNFDSIFPAADYIRHDVKNLMETLRWK; encoded by the coding sequence ATGTTGAATAGTGTTGTAAAATTTGCAGTAGTCTTATTGGTGCCGGTACTTTTTTTAAGTTGTAAGGATGATGTCCTGCCAAAGCCTAAAAGTCACCTGCGACTGGATTATCCTGCTCCAAAATATGAATTATTCAATACGGCCTGTCCCTATGCGTTTAATTACAATAGCCTTGGCATTATCAAGCATGAAGGGGATTGTAACTACAGGATTGAATATCCGCTGATGAAAGCTACGGTATACCTGAATTATAAGAAAGTGGACAATAATATTGAAGCCTTGTTAAAAGACGCACAGAAGCTGACCTATGGACATGTGGTGAAAGCGGATGAAATTATCTCCCAGCCTTTCCTTAATCCAGATCAGAAAGTATATGGGATGTTTTATGAAGTAGGAGGTAATGCGGCTTCTCCGACTCAGTTTTATGCGACGGATAGTACTCGTAATTTTGTATTAGGCTCTGTCTATTTTTATGCGAAACCGAATTTTGATTCGATATTTCCGGCAGCGGATTATATCCGGCATGATGTGAAGAACCTTATGGAAACCTTGCGCTGGAAATAG
- the rplU gene encoding 50S ribosomal protein L21 — MYAIVEIAGQQFKVSKDLKVYVHRLADKEGDAISFAKVLLLDVDGVVTLGAPAVEGASVEAKVLQHLKGDKVIVFKKKRRKGYKKKNGHRQSLTQIQISGITAPGAAPKKKAAAKKEKEATEE; from the coding sequence ATGTACGCAATCGTAGAGATAGCAGGGCAACAATTTAAAGTAAGCAAAGACTTAAAGGTTTATGTTCATCGTTTGGCTGATAAAGAAGGAGATGCAATTTCATTTGCAAAAGTTCTTTTATTAGACGTTGATGGAGTAGTAACTTTAGGCGCCCCAGCTGTAGAAGGTGCTTCAGTAGAAGCCAAAGTGTTACAACACTTAAAAGGAGACAAAGTAATCGTTTTCAAAAAGAAAAGAAGAAAAGGGTACAAAAAGAAAAACGGTCACCGTCAATCTTTAACTCAGATCCAAATTTCTGGAATCACTGCTCCTGGAGCGGCTCCAAAGAAAAAAGCTGCTGCTAAGAAAGAAAAAGAAGCTACAGAAGAATAA
- a CDS encoding type VI secretion system baseplate subunit TssF produces MNQLSKDQIKDRLLKRAAKQWGYSDVELENVFDPIVNLLFDVCAKELEKISNEIFSSRRRITERLVDILTPTASAKANPARAILRAYPVENEVVLNDYHQFYFQKKEQNPYNPTENVIRNYFFGPTKPVKLTRNKLSYVILPSGVQEIVKEQFRETVSSNNYLAPAPHGTIWLGIKHQGDGIIKDLMFYFYLKNIHHRNTFFHFLPRARWYLNEHLLTTAQGYNNDDKHFNEDDGLMQEDFYHIERTQEHTNDYYKKNFITIKDVINIGDTNASLPPALSAFIPAEDLKKLAEEQLTWIRIEFPNVIGKSILSEIFCANNCFPVINKKLNEIQGNIKNLLNIYPLNLNDEFFMELFSVQDDKNKEFDIVKKDEEKSDEDYAYLRFGGVARFDERNATEEINYLIDLIRDEAAAFSRLGHDFTDNNLKEINQIISRFRNKMSQVGMQNINNPYLILNTKNSPERGTLFVKYWTTNGENANKINTFSRLVLHKGSDFEKDTILFLSTTQGGKNELTNSEKIYAYRENLVSNQRVVTRQDIIILCKNHYGEAITEVEVKNGIQTSMDSNVGYTPTIDIYLKQKDPEYYNEEEWYFLSEDLKLMIENRAINIVPFRIIYK; encoded by the coding sequence ATGAACCAACTATCAAAAGACCAGATAAAAGACCGATTATTAAAGCGCGCTGCAAAACAATGGGGTTATTCTGATGTGGAACTCGAAAATGTCTTTGATCCGATAGTAAACCTTCTTTTTGATGTTTGTGCCAAAGAATTGGAAAAAATATCGAATGAGATATTCTCCAGCCGAAGAAGAATCACAGAACGGCTGGTAGACATCCTGACCCCGACAGCATCAGCCAAAGCCAATCCGGCACGTGCCATATTGCGCGCTTATCCTGTAGAAAATGAAGTGGTCCTTAATGACTATCACCAGTTTTATTTCCAGAAAAAAGAACAAAACCCCTATAATCCAACGGAGAATGTTATCCGGAATTACTTTTTTGGCCCTACAAAACCGGTAAAATTAACCCGGAACAAACTCAGCTATGTCATATTGCCCAGTGGCGTACAGGAAATTGTAAAAGAGCAATTCCGCGAAACGGTAAGCAGTAACAACTACCTGGCACCGGCGCCACACGGCACTATCTGGTTAGGAATAAAACACCAGGGTGATGGAATCATCAAAGACCTCATGTTTTATTTCTACCTCAAAAACATCCACCACAGAAATACTTTTTTTCATTTTCTGCCCCGCGCACGCTGGTACCTCAATGAGCATCTCCTGACTACGGCACAAGGCTATAATAATGATGATAAACATTTCAATGAGGATGATGGCCTGATGCAGGAAGATTTTTACCACATCGAGCGTACTCAGGAGCATACGAATGATTATTACAAAAAGAATTTTATTACCATTAAGGATGTGATTAACATCGGGGATACCAATGCCTCCCTACCACCGGCATTATCAGCTTTTATTCCGGCAGAAGACCTGAAAAAATTAGCTGAAGAGCAATTAACCTGGATCCGGATTGAGTTTCCGAATGTCATTGGCAAAAGTATTCTATCGGAAATATTTTGTGCCAATAACTGCTTCCCGGTTATCAATAAAAAGCTGAATGAGATACAGGGTAATATCAAGAACTTACTGAACATTTATCCGCTGAACCTGAATGATGAATTTTTCATGGAATTATTCTCCGTACAGGATGATAAGAACAAGGAATTTGATATTGTCAAAAAGGATGAGGAAAAGTCCGATGAAGACTATGCTTACCTGCGTTTTGGAGGTGTTGCACGTTTTGACGAACGGAATGCCACAGAAGAAATCAATTACCTGATTGACCTGATTCGTGATGAAGCTGCGGCTTTTTCGAGATTAGGGCATGATTTTACAGACAATAATTTGAAAGAGATCAACCAGATCATTTCCCGTTTTCGGAATAAAATGTCGCAGGTGGGAATGCAGAACATCAACAATCCCTATCTTATCCTGAATACCAAAAACAGTCCGGAACGTGGAACCCTTTTTGTAAAATACTGGACTACCAATGGTGAAAATGCCAATAAGATAAATACTTTTTCCCGATTGGTATTACACAAGGGCTCAGACTTCGAAAAAGATACTATCTTATTTTTATCGACTACACAGGGCGGTAAAAATGAACTTACGAATTCCGAGAAGATCTATGCTTATCGTGAAAACCTGGTATCCAACCAAAGAGTGGTAACCCGGCAGGACATTATCATCCTGTGCAAAAATCATTATGGAGAGGCTATTACGGAGGTAGAAGTAAAAAACGGCATACAGACCAGTATGGACAGCAATGTCGGTTATACGCCTACGATAGACATTTACCTGAAACAAAAAGATCCGGAATATTATAATGAAGAAGAATGGTATTTCCTGAGTGAAGACCTGAAGCTGATGATTGAAAACCGGGCCATCAATATTGTGCCGTTTCGTATTATTTATAAATAG
- a CDS encoding heavy-metal-associated domain-containing protein: MNITKKLLVVAVAGLLFASCKETPKSDVEGAPTTTVDTTNTTAAVIKVAPENLQTASFTIDGMSCAVMCAAKIEKELASQEGVQSAKVDFDSKKATIEYDATKQSPEKLAKTAEAVAGGKLYKVSNIKSSSDQASLLDQEKPAKNAKAKTEKAKTTTTTEEKGKSCHESGTGKKACCAEKKTTTT; encoded by the coding sequence ATGAACATTACAAAAAAACTATTAGTAGTTGCTGTAGCAGGATTATTATTTGCAAGCTGCAAAGAAACGCCAAAAAGCGACGTAGAAGGAGCACCAACAACAACCGTTGATACTACAAATACTACTGCTGCCGTAATCAAAGTGGCGCCGGAAAACCTTCAGACAGCCTCATTTACTATCGACGGTATGAGTTGCGCCGTAATGTGTGCTGCTAAAATTGAAAAAGAATTAGCTTCACAGGAAGGCGTACAGTCTGCAAAAGTGGACTTTGACAGCAAAAAAGCAACTATTGAGTACGATGCAACAAAGCAGTCTCCTGAAAAACTGGCTAAAACTGCAGAAGCCGTTGCCGGAGGAAAATTATACAAAGTTTCTAACATCAAATCTTCATCAGATCAGGCTTCACTATTAGACCAGGAAAAACCTGCAAAAAATGCAAAAGCTAAAACAGAAAAAGCTAAAACCACTACTACTACCGAAGAGAAAGGCAAATCATGCCACGAGAGCGGAACGGGCAAAAAAGCTTGTTGTGCAGAAAAGAAAACAACAACTACCTAA
- a CDS encoding DMT family transporter, translating into MKQSKWLLLLPLALIWGSSFILMKKGLLGLNPVQLGALRIVAAALFLIVVGFNSLKKIRSTQWKYIFLSAFVGTFMPVFLFAFAQTQISSSVSGILNSLTPLNTLIFGALFFGLGFQRRQLFGVLIGLTGCLVLILSGFVDNPGQNYYFAILVVIAAACYALNVNFIKKYLSDLNSVSITTGNFVVMLIPALAMLYFSGYFEVIHLPQTQTASLYIVVLAIVGTGIANILFFRLIQISSPIFASSVTYLIPVVAMIWGFLDGEILSPLQLFGTLIILGGVYLSSRKA; encoded by the coding sequence ATGAAACAATCAAAATGGTTATTGTTGCTCCCATTGGCACTTATATGGGGAAGTTCTTTTATATTGATGAAAAAAGGATTGCTGGGCCTGAATCCGGTGCAGCTTGGTGCGCTGCGAATTGTAGCGGCTGCATTATTTTTGATCGTAGTAGGATTTAACAGCCTGAAGAAAATACGATCCACACAATGGAAGTACATTTTTTTATCGGCATTCGTGGGGACTTTTATGCCGGTGTTCCTGTTTGCATTTGCCCAAACCCAAATTTCAAGTTCGGTTAGCGGAATATTGAATTCCCTGACGCCGCTCAATACGCTTATTTTTGGTGCCTTGTTTTTTGGGCTGGGTTTCCAGAGGCGGCAGTTGTTTGGGGTGCTGATAGGGCTTACAGGGTGCCTGGTTTTGATTTTAAGCGGTTTTGTGGATAATCCCGGGCAGAACTATTATTTTGCTATACTTGTCGTGATAGCGGCTGCCTGTTATGCTTTGAATGTGAACTTTATTAAAAAATATCTTTCTGATCTGAATTCAGTGAGTATTACTACCGGGAACTTTGTGGTGATGCTGATACCAGCCCTGGCAATGTTGTATTTTTCCGGTTATTTCGAAGTAATTCATTTGCCGCAAACCCAAACCGCTTCCCTTTATATCGTTGTCCTTGCTATAGTGGGTACTGGAATTGCCAATATCCTTTTCTTTAGGCTGATCCAGATTTCTTCCCCGATATTCGCTTCTTCAGTCACCTACCTTATTCCTGTGGTAGCAATGATCTGGGGATTTTTGGATGGGGAAATCCTGAGTCCTTTACAGCTTTTTGGTACCCTGATTATTCTGGGTGGTGTATATCTTTCCAGCAGGAAAGCTTAA